In the genome of Drosophila pseudoobscura strain MV-25-SWS-2005 chromosome 3, UCI_Dpse_MV25, whole genome shotgun sequence, one region contains:
- the SmydA-6 gene encoding SET domain-containing protein SmydA-8 has translation MAAVSDDFAKKCELKQNETLGRFVVARCDLSAGETLLLEQPIVVLPHIGDRRCFKCFKLTATFCGKCRLLSLCEDCAGHDERDCQRLRELQLSDEQVQILQEKANTEVQPALACLLLGEHQHSRPLFEEMSQMETHLEARRGTEIWNRYQAHAYAPLEATGVVKQLHSASGNAVDEILVQRLLGILDVNVYEIRAPEQGGAMRGLYRRAALFAHSCMPNLETAIDDERRIKVFANRQITAGEILYICYTSVLLGNEERRHILKTGKCFDCSCARCQDPTELGTHMSSFICSGCACSGGYIVRQLETGTWQCLLNPEHTLKPEFVSNMLERAKEEIFHARGDIYRLELLLVKMSRLLHGNHYLMLDLKQNIASVLRQILQNMAHSPSRKVYERKIRVCQELLLVLKVVAPGISRLKAIALYELANTQAELARKLYSEQEQSSRELLGELNQTEIMMREALRMLLFEPVATPEGQMSRSMLRELKELQNDIKLLQDSNDDVVN, from the exons ATGGCTGCAGTCTCCGACGATTTTGCCAAGAAATGCGAGTTGAAGCAGAACGAGACGCTGGGCAG ATTTGTGGTAGCCCGATGCGATCTCAGCGCTGGAGAAACTCTGCTTCTGGAGCAGCCTATTGTGGTCCTGCCCCACATTGGCGACAGACGCTGTTTCAAGTGCTTCAAGCTTACCGCCACCTTCTGCGG aAAGTGCCGACTCCTTTCCTTGTGCGAGGACTGCGCTGGCCACGATGAGCGCGACTGCCAGCGACTGAGGGAACTGCAGCTGTCAGACGAGCAAGTGCAGATACTGCAGGAAAAGGCCAACACAGAGGTGCAGCCGGCTCTTGCATGTCTGCTGCTGGGGGAACACCAGCACAGCAGGCCCCTATTCGAGGAAATGTCACAGATGGAGACCCATTTGGAGGCTAGGCGAGGAACGGAAATATGGAATCGCTATCAGGCACACGCATACGCTCCGCTCGAGGCAACTGGTGTGGTAAAGCAGCTGCACAGCGCTTCAGGCAATGCAGTGGATGAAATCCTGGTGCAGAGGCTCTTGGGGATTCTGGATGTGAATGTTTACGAGATTCGCGCCCCGGAGCAAGGCGGCGCCATGAGAGGACTGTACCGAAGAGCGGCTCTCTTCGCGCACAGTTGCATGCCCAACCTGGAGACAGCCATCGATGACGAGAGGCGCATCAAGGTGTTTGCCAATCGTCAAATAACAGCCGGAGAAATTCTCTACATCTGCTACACCAGTGTGCTGCTGGGCAACGAGGAGAGGCGCCATATTCTGAAGACGGGAAAATGCTTCGACTGCAGTTGTGCCCGCTGCCAGGATCCCACCGAGCTGGGCACCCATATGAGCAGCTTCATCTGCAGTGGGTGTGCCTGCTCCGGTGGATACATAGTGCGTCAGCTCGAAACGGGCACCTGGCAGTGTCTCCTCAATCCAGAGCACACACTGAAGCCGGAGTTTGTGTCCAACATGTTGGAGAGGGCCAAGGAGGAGATCTTCCATGCTCGCGGGGACATCTACCGGCTGGAATTGCTACTGGTCAAGATGAGCCGGCTACTCCATGGCAACCATTACCTGATGCTGGATCTGAAGCAAAACATAGCCTCTGTGCTTCGTCAGATTCTTCAGAATATGGCCCATAGTCCCAGCAGAAAGGTTTACGAGCGTAAAATTCGCGTGTGCCAAGAGCTTTTGCTAGTGCTAAAGGTGGTGGCTCCGGGAATCTCTCGACTAAAGGCCATTGCCCTCTACGAATTGGCCAACACGCAGGCGGAATTGGCCAGGAAGCTCTACAgtgagcaggagcagagctCTAGGGAGCTACTG gGGGAACTAAATCAGACTGAGATTATGATGCGAGAAGCCTTGCGAATGTTGCTGTTTGAGCCCGTGGCCACTCCAGAGGGACAAATGTCGCGCAGTATGCTAAGGGAGCTAAAGGAGCTGCAGAATGACATCAAACTTCTGCAGGATTCAAATGATGATGTagtaaactaa
- the ppk3 gene encoding pickpocket protein 19 produces the protein MSYHLVSMDSRQWWFWWKRITTWTWNRLLALLPTVLAGFKSYSSRLREMAEIAGAEAGVLAISLIVNRQLHTLERSIWLVVVLSSIYAAIMLSGLQYERYLNSPTVISVDRDYRGWNGSLPAVTLCYYDHIDSFKANEYIQDVWNVSIIDEDYFYFMDFLYAVVNATASNYAELAKFAEDERFDQVDLYELIQRVDRPFEQVISSFDANFKVHVQMVMTERGSCYAINSPMSSVLSGKPIVYEEMEQPLSCQYGKQQCYIRMDLYESTGVLDVHSPYEVSATEANIVALHKSDEITASFKVLETVASKNLYELSVAQRKCVFNNEETSNLKIYSKSLCLARCRAVMALEMCNCVPFFYQFVEGPGCNPAGFECLLDFKWPIWALHICKCPSTCTEIEYTMQTVKKSSWGVKNNDEVASSETATSSFRWDLIPPKVRMRRDVVYSFEDLIVSFGGALAFFVGVSVLGLVEMGHVLFHNMLLDISTLIRWVYTQARRHRVIHREVAEASTSKHRPSQQRLSLADTAELPPFDYVN, from the exons ATGTCCTATCATTTGGTCAGCATGGACAGCCGACAGTGGTGGTTCTGGTGGAAGCGGATCACTACTTGGACATGGAATAGACTGCTGGCCTTGCTACCAACAGTCTTAGCTGGCTTTAAAAGCTACTCGAGCCGACTCAGAGAGATGGCTGAAATAGCAGGAGCCGAAGCGGGCGTGTTGGCCATCAGTTTAATAGTTAACAGACAGCTCCACACCTTGGAGAGGTCCATCTGGCTAGTAGTTGTCCTGAGCAGTATCTACGCCGCTATTATGCTCAGCGGCCTGCAGTACGAGCGGTACCTCAACTCCCCCACAGTCATTTCGGTGGATCGAGACTACCGTGGCTGGAATGGATCGTTGCCGGCAGTCACCCTGTGCTACTACGATCACATAGACTCCTTTAAGGCGAACGAGTACATTCAGGATGTGTGGAACGTGTCCATTATTGATGAGGACTACTTCTACTTTATGGACTTCCTGTATGCGGTGGTCAATGCCACTGCCAGCAACTACGCGGAGCTGGCCAAGTTTGCGGAGGACGAGCGCTTTGACCAGGTGGACCTGTACGAACTGATACAGCGGGTGGATCGGCCCTTTGAGCAGGTCATTAGCAGCTTCGATGCCAACTTCAAGGTCCATGTCCAGATGGTGATGACAGAGCGCGGCTCCTGCTATGCCATCAACTCGCCGATGTCTTCGGTGTTAAGTGGAAA ACCCATCGTCTATGAGGAGATGGAACAGCCGCTCTCCTGTCAGTACGGCAAGCAGCAGTGCTACATTCGGATGGACCTATACGAGAGCACGGGCGTG CTGGACGTGCACTCGCCGTATGAGGTATCCGCAACAGAGGCGAACATTGTGGCGCTGCACAAATCCGATGAGATAACGGCCTCGTTCAAGGTGCTTGAGACGGT GGCCTCGAAAAACCTCTACGAACTGAGCGTGGCACAGCGCAAATGCGTGTTTAACAACGAGGAGACATCCAATCTAAAG ATTTATAGCAAATCCCTTTGCCTGGCTCGCTGTCGGGCTGTGATGGCACTGGAGATGTGCAATTGTGTGCCCTTCTTCTATCAGTTTGTGGAGGGACCTGGCTGCAATCCGGCGGGATTCGAGTGCCTGCTGGACTTCAAGTGGCCCATCTGGGCCCTGCACATATGCAAGTGCCCGTCGACGTGCACGGAGATCGAGTACACAATGCAGACGGTGAAAAAAAGTTCGTGGGGCGTGAAGAATAACGACGAGGTGGCGAGCAGTGAGACGGCTACCTCCAGCTTCCGATGGGACCTGATTCCGCCCAAGGTGCGCATGCGTCGTGATGTTGTCTACAGCTTTGAGGATCTCATAG TGTCCTTTGGCGGGGCATTGGCCTTCTTCGTGGGTGTCAGTGTGCTGGGTCTGGTGGAGATGGGCCATGTTCTTTTCCACAACATGCTCCTAGATATTTCCACTCTAATTCGCTGGGTCTACACTCAGGCCAGACGACACAGAGTCATCCACAGAGAGGTAGCGGAGGCGTCTACATCTAAGCACCGTCCTAGCCAGCAGCGTCTCTCGTTGGCCGACACAGCGGAACTGCCGCCGTTCGACTATGTGAATTGA
- the bw gene encoding protein brown has translation MNESGPQQQQGPSLCLEWKHLNYYVPAQEQSNYSFWNECRKKRELRILQDASGHMNTGDLIAILGGSGAGKTTLLAAISQRLRGNLTGDVVLNGMAMKRNQMTRISSFLPQFEINLKTFTAYEHLYFMSHFKMHRRTTKAEKRQRVVDLLLAVGLRDSAHTRIQQLSGGERKRLSLAEELITDPIFLFCDEPTTGLDSFSAYSVIKTLRHLCTRRRITKHSLSQVYGEDSFETASGESSGSNSIEMEIVGRSHESLLQGMRDLPTLGLLNSSPNGSLKKAAICSIHQPTSDIFELFTHIILMDGGRIVYQGRTEQAAKFFTDLGYELPINCNPADFYLKTLADNQGAKNAGALLRARYEHDTDGLYSGSWLLARSYSGDYLKHMQSFKKIRWIYQVYLLMVRFMTEDLRNIKSGLIGFGFFMITSVTLSLMYSGIGGLTQRTVQDVGGSIFMLSTEMIFTFSYGVTYIFPAALPIIRREVGEGTYSLSAYYVALVLSFVPVAFFKGYVFLSVIYASIYYTRGFLLYLYMGLLMSLSAVAAVGYGVFLSSLFESDKMASECAAPFDLIFLLFGGVYMNVDTWPGLKYLSLFFYSNEALMYKFWIDIDTIDCPINADHPCVKSGLEVLQQASYRTADYTYWLDCFSLLLVAVVFHIVSFGLVRRYIHRSGYY, from the exons ATGAACGAGTCggggccacagcagcagcagggcccGTCCCTGTGCCTGGAGTGGAAGCATCTCAATTACTATGTGCCCGCCCAGGAGCAGAGCAACTACAGCTTCTGGAACGAGTGCCGCAAGAAGCGTGAGCTGAGGATACTCCAAGACG CTAGCGGTCACATGAATACCGGCGACCTCATCGCCATATTGGGCGGCTCGGGAGCTGGAAAAACCACATTGCTGGCAGCGATTTCGCAACGATTGCGGGGTAACCTAACCGGGGATGTGGTTTTGAACGGAATGGCCATGAAGCGGAATCAGATGACGCGTATCTCCAGCTTTCTGCCGCAGTTCGAGATCAATCTTAAAACTTTTACGGCCTACGAGCATCTCTACTTCATG TCGCACTTCAAGATGCATCGCCGCACCACCAAGGCGGAAAAGCGTCAACGCGTGGTGGATCTGTTGCTGGCTGTGGGTCTCAGGGACTCAGCCCACACTCGCATCCAACAGCTGTCCGGGGGAGAGCGGAAACGCCTAAGTTTGGCCGAAGAGCTGATCACAGATCCTATCTTTCTGTTTTGCGACGAGCCCACGACAGGCCTGGACAGCTTCAGCGCCTACTCGGTGATCAAGACGCTGCGTCATCTGTGCACCCGTCGCCGCATAACCAAGCACTCTCTGAGCCAGGTGTACGGCGAGGACTCCTTCGAAACGGCCAGTGGcgagagcagcggcagcaactcCATCGAAATGGAGATTGTTGGCAGATCGCACGAAAGTCTGCTGCAAGGAATGCGGGATCTGCCCACGCTGGGCCTCCTAAACAGCAGTCCGAACGGATCGCTCAAGAAGGCGGCTATTTGCTCCATCCACCAGCCCACGTCGGACATCTTTGAGCTCTTCACCCACATTATTCTGATGGATGGCGGCCGGATTGTCTACCAGGGTCGGACCGAGCAGGCAGCCAAGTTCTTCACAGA TCTGGGCTATGAACTTCCAATAAACTGCAATCCTGCTGATTTCTACCTAAAGACGCTGGCGGACAATCAGGGAGCAAAGAATGCCGGCGCCTTACTGCGTGCCAGGTATGAGCACGATACAGATGGACTCTACAGCGGCAGTTGGCTGCTGGCCCGCAGCTACAGCGGGGATTACCTGAAGCATATGCAGAGTTT CAAGAAGATACGTTGGATATACCAGGTATATCTGCTAATGGTTCGCTTCATGACTGAAGATCTGCGGAATAtcaaaagcggcctcattggCTTTGGATTTTTTATG ATCACCTCTGTGACGCTCTCTTTAATGTACTCCGGTATTGGTGGCTTGACCCAACGCACCGTACAGGATGTGGGAGGTTCCATATTCATGCTCAGCACCGAGATGATCTTCACGTTCAGTTACGGCGTCACCTacatatttcccgccgccttGCCGATCATACGGCGGGAGGTGGGAGAGGGCACCTACAGCCTTTCCGCCTATTATGTGGCCCTGGTGCTGTCCTTTGTGCCGGTGGCATTCTTCAAGGGCTACGTCTTCCTGTCGGTTATCTATGCCTCCATTTACTATACGCGTGGCTTTCTGCTCTACCTGTACATGGGCCTGCTCATGAGTCTCTCTGCCGTAGCCGCCGTAGGCTATGGCGTCTTCCTCTCCAGCCTCTTTGAGTCGGACAAAATGGCATCAGAGTGTGCGGCGCCATTCGATCTGATCTTCCTGCTATTCGGTGGCGTATATATGAATGTGGACACTTGGCCGGGGCTCAAGTACTTGTCGCTCTTCTTCTATTCAAATGAGGCGCTGATGTACAAGTTCTGGATTGACATTGACACCATTG ATTGCCCCATCAACGCGGACCATCCGTGCGTGAAGAGTGGCCTAGAGGTATTGCAGCAGGCCTCCTACCGCACCGCCGACTACACCTACTGGCTAGACTGCTTCAGTCTCCTGCTCGTGGCCGTAGTCTTCCACATCGTATCGTTCGGCCTAGTGCGGCGCTACATCCATCGCAGTGGTTACTATTGA
- the mi gene encoding uncharacterized protein mi yields the protein MAASNSLRHKINNSYESEPSTGSGSSLSENNEGHISDEEHMNLPYLMKPKPLSNEPVLACRTTETGTPPNNIKGSQESQFRGFGESPYGQVNERLYGSQLPALKLPEVKASSAQRPSPGRIVFPRFYDTLMEENSCNAVDMAVSVPETAATITTKDSSCLSFDGKIKSLTERPEEKEQQQQQPGPSTADPRLSTVLETSVNTSQQKYSNERSPDLFADSDDDAENVDQVPSKAPARTLEDLPEVLEESQCVSDVRPRRSLTAPTESSFADEQTQEASTSQLNGSDPRSHFLENCRRERELYRRIRRCLQGVRPPPTVTTPDVDVISTVIDMKEQVLNFLSQKPSTSAAIIAESEISNSSSLFKPTHSLSDAQNMGWREVLGVRQHGLSYNLNKAAEQNEYLSMSVVDRYVGVETATSYVRSPSSAKKRNMRMKMLTQSPGNRLSHLAKRRAIFSSANLATNSLKLNSSIGPQILLDTKKVRNKRKATPKRKTPGSKKKARKTPTSSARKRLCRTDLIKPGPSRETSKRALFQSPAKTLQQQQLRPPKPLFKPEIADRVEKSKRALFSPDHQGSSSSNHLETLLKRKRNACDDEDAELASQSRKLFRSDSSGASGLTPRALKIKSQSFCIGAGSSTAAHQQRMTSTVSMSVSNARLGLGLSGSSSSLATSSSIGTPLLSKLPRAHSDMSATPNSSMTDNQRKKMLWAVSQALQERKITAKHESFRQHASDLTRIVKRIFQEFYLGHTTSNSETLLRLAKKFAYSVVAGKNTDDVYMQARSQESEAKRLSSTRLSGYIGPEEFAQRKILLSQASSCSSQQSTSLQVSQSIHSLFGSENSVDAFAMSQTSQATACTDTQSSLMDRISEDLFCKEQQQQPIRSNLTLQNSSSKSNLGGLALRENVDGELRRSAQKNFTGKDQRNISPYYGGGGSNGSARKFQVPPITSHSSGVKAKRQISFDS from the exons atGGCAGCCAGCAACTCTTTGAGGCACAAAATTAACAATAGTTATGAATCGGAACCGTCTACAGGAAGCGGG TCTTCGCTCAGTGAAAACAATGAGGGACACATATCTGACGAGGAGCATATGAATCTGCCATATCTAATGAAACCAAAACCACTGAGCAATGAACCCGTCCTAGCCTGTCGGACAACAGAAACGGGTACGCCGCCAAATAATATTAAGGGCAGCCAAGAATCGCAATTCCGTGGCTTTGGCGAGAGCCCCTACGGCCAGGTCAATGAGCGTTTGTATGGCTCCCAACTGCCAGCCCTAAAGCTGCCCGAAGTAAAGGCCTCATCAGCTCAACGACCGTCCCCGGGAAGGATTGTCTTTCCCAGATTCTACGACACCCTAATGGAGGAAAATAGCTGCAACGCTGTCGACATGGCTGTGTCAGTTCCCGAAACAGCAGCCACGATCACAACGAAGGACAGTAGCTGCCTTAGCTTCGATGGCAAAATCAAAAGTCTAACTGAGAGACctgaggagaaggagcagcagcagcagcaaccaggTCCCTCCACTGCCGACCCTCGACTCTCCACTGTGTTGGAAACCTCAGTAAATACCtcacaacaaaaatacagcaACGAACGCTCGCCGGATCTCTTTGCCGACAGTGACGACGATGCGGAGAACGTCGATCAAGTGCCCTCCAAAGCCCCGGCAAGAACTCTCGAAGATCTGCCCGAAGTCCTGGAGGAGTCGCAATGTGTAAGTGATGTGCGCCCCCGCAGGTCACTCACTGCCCCAACAGAGTCGAGTTTTGCGGACGAGCAGACACAGGAAGCATCGACCTCTCAACTCAACGGCAGCGACCCGCGCTCTCATTTCCTGGAAAACTGCCGACGCGAGCGGGAACTTTATCGAAGGATACGACGATGTCTGCAGGGCGTACGTCCGCCGCCGACTGTCACCACTCCCGATGTGGATGTAATTTCAACGGTTATAGATATGAAGGAACAGGTTCTCAACTTTCTCTCTCAAAAACCCTCCACCTCAGCGGCCATCATTGCGGAGAGCGAAATCAGCAACAGCTCCTCATTGTTCAAGCCCACGCACAGCCTGTCTGATGCGCAGAACATGGGCTGGCGCGAGGTGCTGGGCGTGAGGCAACATGGACTGAG TTACAATTTGAACAAGGCTGCCGAACAAAATGAATACCTCAGTATGTCCGTGGTGGATCGCTATGTAGGCGTGGAGACAGCCACGTCGTATGTGCGTTCCCCATCGAGTGCCAAGAAGCGAAACATGCGCATGAA AATGCTGACCCAATCACCTGGCAATCGTCTCAGTCATCTGGCAAAGCGACGGGCCATATTTTCATCTGCAAATCTGGCCACAAATTCCCTCAAGCTGAACAGCTCGATAGGACCGCAAATTTTACTTGACACGAA AAAAGTGcgcaacaaaagaaaagccacACCCAAAAGGAAAACGCCCGGCAGCAAGAAGAAAG CGCGTAAAACGCCAACTTCGTCGGCGCGCAAACGACTCTGTCGCACCGATCTCATTAAGCCGGGACCCTCGAGGGAAACCTCAAAGCGCGCCCTTTTCCAAAGTCCAGCCAAGAccctccagcagcaacaattgaGGCCGCCCAAGCCTCTTTTCAAGCCGGAGATCGCAGATCGCGTGGAAAAATCGAAGCGTGCCCTCTTCTCGCCCGACCAccagggcagcagcagcagcaatcacCTAGAGACGCTGCTCAAGCGGAAGCGCAATGCCTGCGATGATGAAGATGCGGAGCTGGCTAGCCAGAGCAGAAAGCTATTCCGGTCCGACAGCAGCGGCGCAAGTGGACTGACGCCGCGTGCCCTGAAGATCAAGAGTCAGAGCTTTTGTATTGGAGCTGGTTCCTCCACAGCAGCGCATCAGCAGAGGATGACGTCAACTGTGTCTATGTCTGTCAGCAATGCCCGCCTCGGTCTAGGActaagcggcagcagcagtagcctGGCCACCAGCTCGTCCATCGGCACTCCTCTTCTGAGTAAACTGCCACGGGCGCACTCCGATATGAGTGCCACGCCCAACAGCAGCATGACGGATAACCAGCGCAAG AAAATGCTCTGGGCCGTGTCGCAAGCTTTGCAGGAGAGAAAGATCACGGCGAAACATGAGAGTTTCCGCCAGCATGCGTCTGACTTGACACGCATTGTGAAGCGGATCTTCCAAGAGTTCTACCTGGGACACACGACCAGCAACAGCGAGACACTGCTTCG GTTGGCCAAGAAGTTTGCCTACAGCGTGGTAGCAGGAAAGAATACCGATGACGTTTACATGCAGGCCCGGAGTCAGGAGAGCGAGGCCAAGCGGCTGTCGAGCACACGACTCTCCGGCTACATTGGACCCGAGGAGTTTGCCCAGCGCAAAATATTGCTGTCGCAAGCCAGCAGTTGTTCCTCGCAGCAGTCGACCTCGCTGCAGGTTTCGCAATCCATTCACAGCTTATTCGGCAGCGAGAACTCGGTTGACGCGTTTGCCATGAGCCAGACGAGTCAAGCCACCGCCTGCACAGACACCCAGTCCAGTCTGATGGATCGTATTTCCGAGGATCTGTTCtgcaaggagcagcagcagcagcccatcAGGTCCAATCTGACATTGCAGAATAGCTCCTCTAAAAGCAATCTGGGCGGCCTGGCGCTGCGCGAAAACGTGGACGGTGAGCTGCGGCGGTCAGCGCAGAAGAATTTCACGGGCAAGGATCAGCGAAACATCAGTCCTTACTacggaggcggcggcagtaATGGCTCGGCACGGAAGTTCCAAGTACCCCCCATCACCAGCCACAGCTCAGGGGTCAAGGCCAAGCGACAGATTTCTTTTGACAGCTAA